In Ostrea edulis chromosome 4, xbOstEdul1.1, whole genome shotgun sequence, a single window of DNA contains:
- the LOC125668355 gene encoding glutamine--fructose-6-phosphate aminotransferase [isomerizing] 1-like isoform X7 produces the protein MEAVTPLIEGGGIIAYLNYLVPAKRKEILDILVNGLKRMEYRGYDSAGVGFEGSNVKNGSHELQMIKQKGKVVRLQEEIEQRTDLDMEKEYETHIGIAHTRWATHGEPSPVNSHPQRSDSSNEFLVVHNGIITNYKDLKSFLISKGYEFESETDTEVIVKLVKHIYDNHKNSAISFRELVELTIQQLEGAFSLVFMSSKFPGECVSSRRGSPLVIGVKSKAKLSTDHIPILYSKEPNLSEKKDHRGLMNPSLHHTDSTTEFHPIGNKAVEYFFASDASAIIEHTNQVIYLEDDDVAAVQNGCLTIHRIKRTLDESTTREVTTIKMEIQQIMKGSYSSFMQKEIFEQPESVVNTMRGRMNFETNQVVLGGIKDFMVEIRRCRRLLFIACGTSYHSTVATRQLMEELTELPVMVELASDFLDRQTPVFRDDVCFFISQSGETADTLMALRYCKQRGALIVGITNTVGSSICRESHCGVHINAGPEIGVASTKAYTSQFISLVMFALVMCEDRISMQERRKEIIQGLKHLPDQIKEVLKIDEHVHTLARELYQQKSLLVMGRGYNYATCLEGALKIKELTYMHSEGILAGELKHGPLALVDKAMPVMMVVTRDKVYPKCMNALQQVKARHGNPIVLGITDDNETRQQANKFIGVPSTIDCLQGILTIIPMQLISMHIAQLRGCDVDCPRNLAKSVTVE, from the exons GAATAATAGCATACCTCAATTACCTGGTTCCTGCCAAACGGAAGGAAATCCTGGATATCCTCGTCAATGGATTGAAACGAATGGAATACAGAGGTTACGACTCAGCag GAGTTGGATTTGAAGGAAGCAACGTAAAGAATGGAAGCCATGaacttcaaatgattaaacagAAAGGGAAAGTTGTAAGGCTACAGGAAGAGATTGAAC AGCGCACCGATCTGGATATGGAGAAGGAGTATGAAACCCATATTGGTATTGCTCACACCCGCTGGGCCACACACGGGGAACCGAGTCCCGTAAACAGCCATCCCCAGAGGTCGGACAGTTCCAATG AATTTCTTGTTGTGCACAATGGCATCATCACAAACTACAAAGACTTGAAATCATTTCTG ATCTCCAAGGGATACGAGTTTGAATCGGAAACCGATACAGAAGTGATTGTGAAGCTGGTGAAACACATTTATGACAACCACAAAAATTCGGCCATTTCCTTCAGAGAGTTGGTGGAGCTCACAATTCAACAGCTG gAAGGAGCATTTTCGCTGGTGTTTATGAGTTCTAAATTCCCAGGAGAATGTGTCTCTTCCAG GCGGGGCAGTCCGCTAGTTATTGGTGTAAAGAGCAAGGCCAAGCTGTCTACTGACCATATCCCAATCCTCTACAGCAAAG AACCAAATCTTTCGGAAAAGAAAG ATCACAGAGGCTTGATGAACCCATCGCTGCATCACACTGATAGTACCACAGAATTCCATCCAATCGGGAACAAGGCGGTAGAATATTTCTTTGCCTCGGATGCAAG tgcAATCATCGAGCACACCAATCAGGTGATCTATCTGGAGGATGATGACGTAGCTGCTGTGCAGAATGGTTGTCTGACTATTCACCGAATCAAACGCACTCTGGACGAATCTACAACTCGCGAAGTGACCACTATCAAAATGGAGATCCAGCAAATTATGAAAG GAAGTTACAGCTCGTTCATGCAGAAGGAAATCTTTGAACAACCTGAGTCTGTGGTGAACACCATGAGAGGACGTATGAACTTTGAAACTAATCAAGTTGTGTTGGGCGGAATTAAAGACTTTATGGTGGAGATTCGGCGATGCCGCAGACTTTTATTTATAGCCTGTGGGACCAGCTACCACAGTACTGTAGCA ACAAGGCAGCTAATGGAAGAGTTGACAGAACTCCCAGTGATGGTGGAATTAGCCAGTGACTTTCTGGACCGACAGACACCAGTGTTCCGGGATGATGTCTGCTTTTTTATCAGTCAATCAG GTGAGACAGCAGACACTCTGATGGCCCTGCGATACTGTAAGCAGCGGGGAGCATTGATCGTTGGCATCACAAACACTGTAGGCAGCAGTATCTGTCGTGAATCTCACTGTGGTGTACATATTAATGCTGGACCAGAAATCGGAGTGGCCAGCACTAAA GCTTATACTAGTCAATTTATCTCACTTGTGATGTTTGCCCTTGTCATGTGTGAAGACAGAATCTCAATGCAAGAGAGGAGGAAAGAAATCATTCAAGGACTCAAACACTTGCCAG ACCAGATCAAAGAAGTGCTGAAGATTGACGAGCATGTTCACACACTGGCCAGGGAACTATACCAACAGAAGAGTTTACTGGTGATGGGAAGGGGATACAACTACGCAACGTGTCTGGAAGGAGCGCTG AAAATAAAAGAGTTGACGTACATGCATTCGGAGGGCATTCTAGCAGGAGAGCTTAAGCATGGTCCACTGGCCCTAGTGGACAAAGCCATGCCGGTTATGATGGTGGTGACCAGAGACAAGGTCTATCCT AAATGTATGAATGCTCTGCAGCAAGTGAAAGCACGACAC GGTAATCCGATAGTGTTAGGCATTACGGATGACAATGAGACAAGACAGCAAGCCAATAAGTTCATTGGTGTGCCCTCCACCATAGACTGCTTACAGGGCATTCTCACCATAATCCCTATGCAGTTAATCTCCATGCATATTGCACAGTTGAGAGGATGTGAT GTTGACTGTCCTAGGAATCTTGCAAAAAGTGTGACTGTGGAATGA
- the LOC125668355 gene encoding glutamine--fructose-6-phosphate aminotransferase [isomerizing] 2-like isoform X1, which produces MEAVTPLIEGGGIIAYLNYLVPAKRKEILDILVNGLKRMEYRGYDSAGVGFEGSNVKNGSHELQMIKQKGKVVRLQEEIEQRTDLDMEKEYETHIGIAHTRWATHGEPSPVNSHPQRSDSSNEFLVVHNGIITNYKDLKSFLISKGYEFESETDTEVIVKLVKHIYDNHKNSAISFRELVELTIQQLEGAFSLVFMSSKFPGECVSSRRGSPLVIGVKSKAKLSTDHIPILYSKEPNLSEKKETFFMVDHKSRLQQFDHRGLMNPSLHHTDSTTEFHPIGNKAVEYFFASDASAIIEHTNQVIYLEDDDVAAVQNGCLTIHRIKRTLDESTTREVTTIKMEIQQIMKGSYSSFMQKEIFEQPESVVNTMRGRMNFETNQVVLGGIKDFMVEIRRCRRLLFIACGTSYHSTVATRQLMEELTELPVMVELASDFLDRQTPVFRDDVCFFISQSGETADTLMALRYCKQRGALIVGITNTVGSSICRESHCGVHINAGPEIGVASTKAYTSQFISLVMFALVMCEDRISMQERRKEIIQGLKHLPDQIKEVLKIDEHVHTLARELYQQKSLLVMGRGYNYATCLEGALKIKELTYMHSEGILAGELKHGPLALVDKAMPVMMVVTRDKVYPKCMNALQQVKARHGRPILLCSKGDTETQKYAYNYVEVPQTVDCLQGVLTVIPMQLLSFHIAVLRGYDVDCPRNLAKSVTVE; this is translated from the exons GAATAATAGCATACCTCAATTACCTGGTTCCTGCCAAACGGAAGGAAATCCTGGATATCCTCGTCAATGGATTGAAACGAATGGAATACAGAGGTTACGACTCAGCag GAGTTGGATTTGAAGGAAGCAACGTAAAGAATGGAAGCCATGaacttcaaatgattaaacagAAAGGGAAAGTTGTAAGGCTACAGGAAGAGATTGAAC AGCGCACCGATCTGGATATGGAGAAGGAGTATGAAACCCATATTGGTATTGCTCACACCCGCTGGGCCACACACGGGGAACCGAGTCCCGTAAACAGCCATCCCCAGAGGTCGGACAGTTCCAATG AATTTCTTGTTGTGCACAATGGCATCATCACAAACTACAAAGACTTGAAATCATTTCTG ATCTCCAAGGGATACGAGTTTGAATCGGAAACCGATACAGAAGTGATTGTGAAGCTGGTGAAACACATTTATGACAACCACAAAAATTCGGCCATTTCCTTCAGAGAGTTGGTGGAGCTCACAATTCAACAGCTG gAAGGAGCATTTTCGCTGGTGTTTATGAGTTCTAAATTCCCAGGAGAATGTGTCTCTTCCAG GCGGGGCAGTCCGCTAGTTATTGGTGTAAAGAGCAAGGCCAAGCTGTCTACTGACCATATCCCAATCCTCTACAGCAAAG AACCAAATCTTTCGGAAAAGAAAG AAACCTTCTTTATGGTAGATCACAAAAGTAGACTACAACAGTTTG ATCACAGAGGCTTGATGAACCCATCGCTGCATCACACTGATAGTACCACAGAATTCCATCCAATCGGGAACAAGGCGGTAGAATATTTCTTTGCCTCGGATGCAAG tgcAATCATCGAGCACACCAATCAGGTGATCTATCTGGAGGATGATGACGTAGCTGCTGTGCAGAATGGTTGTCTGACTATTCACCGAATCAAACGCACTCTGGACGAATCTACAACTCGCGAAGTGACCACTATCAAAATGGAGATCCAGCAAATTATGAAAG GAAGTTACAGCTCGTTCATGCAGAAGGAAATCTTTGAACAACCTGAGTCTGTGGTGAACACCATGAGAGGACGTATGAACTTTGAAACTAATCAAGTTGTGTTGGGCGGAATTAAAGACTTTATGGTGGAGATTCGGCGATGCCGCAGACTTTTATTTATAGCCTGTGGGACCAGCTACCACAGTACTGTAGCA ACAAGGCAGCTAATGGAAGAGTTGACAGAACTCCCAGTGATGGTGGAATTAGCCAGTGACTTTCTGGACCGACAGACACCAGTGTTCCGGGATGATGTCTGCTTTTTTATCAGTCAATCAG GTGAGACAGCAGACACTCTGATGGCCCTGCGATACTGTAAGCAGCGGGGAGCATTGATCGTTGGCATCACAAACACTGTAGGCAGCAGTATCTGTCGTGAATCTCACTGTGGTGTACATATTAATGCTGGACCAGAAATCGGAGTGGCCAGCACTAAA GCTTATACTAGTCAATTTATCTCACTTGTGATGTTTGCCCTTGTCATGTGTGAAGACAGAATCTCAATGCAAGAGAGGAGGAAAGAAATCATTCAAGGACTCAAACACTTGCCAG ACCAGATCAAAGAAGTGCTGAAGATTGACGAGCATGTTCACACACTGGCCAGGGAACTATACCAACAGAAGAGTTTACTGGTGATGGGAAGGGGATACAACTACGCAACGTGTCTGGAAGGAGCGCTG AAAATAAAAGAGTTGACGTACATGCATTCGGAGGGCATTCTAGCAGGAGAGCTTAAGCATGGTCCACTGGCCCTAGTGGACAAAGCCATGCCGGTTATGATGGTGGTGACCAGAGACAAGGTCTATCCT AAATGTATGAATGCTCTGCAGCAAGTGAAAGCACGACAC GGGCGTCCCATTTTACTATGCTCCAAGGGAGACACAGAAACACAAAAGTATGCATATAATTATGTGGAGGTCCCCCAGACAGTCGATTGTCTCCAAGGTGTCCTAACCGTGATACCTATGCAGCTGCTCTCTTTCCATATTGCCGTTTTGCGAGGATACGAC GTTGACTGTCCTAGGAATCTTGCAAAAAGTGTGACTGTGGAATGA
- the LOC125668355 gene encoding glutamine--fructose-6-phosphate aminotransferase [isomerizing] 2-like isoform X2, whose translation MEAVTPLIEGGGIIAYLNYLVPAKRKEILDILVNGLKRMEYRGYDSAGVGFEGSNVKNGSHELQMIKQKGKVVRLQEEIEQRTDLDMEKEYETHIGIAHTRWATHGEPSPVNSHPQRSDSSNEFLVVHNGIITNYKDLKSFLISKGYEFESETDTEVIVKLVKHIYDNHKNSAISFRELVELTIQQLEGAFSLVFMSSKFPGECVSSRRGSPLVIGVKSKAKLSTDHIPILYSKEPNLSEKKETFFMVDHKSRLQQFDHRGLMNPSLHHTDSTTEFHPIGNKAVEYFFASDASAIIEHTNQVIYLEDDDVAAVQNGCLTIHRIKRTLDESTTREVTTIKMEIQQIMKGSYSSFMQKEIFEQPESVVNTMRGRMNFETNQVVLGGIKDFMVEIRRCRRLLFIACGTSYHSTVATRQLMEELTELPVMVELASDFLDRQTPVFRDDVCFFISQSGETADTLMALRYCKQRGALIVGITNTVGSSICRESHCGVHINAGPEIGVASTKAYTSQFISLVMFALVMCEDRISMQERRKEIIQGLKHLPDQIKEVLKIDEHVHTLARELYQQKSLLVMGRGYNYATCLEGALKIKELTYMHSEGILAGELKHGPLALVDKAMPVMMVVTRDKVYPKCMNALQQVKARHGNPIVLGITDDNETRQQANKFIGVPSTIDCLQGILTIIPMQLISMHIAQLRGCDVDCPRNLAKSVTVE comes from the exons GAATAATAGCATACCTCAATTACCTGGTTCCTGCCAAACGGAAGGAAATCCTGGATATCCTCGTCAATGGATTGAAACGAATGGAATACAGAGGTTACGACTCAGCag GAGTTGGATTTGAAGGAAGCAACGTAAAGAATGGAAGCCATGaacttcaaatgattaaacagAAAGGGAAAGTTGTAAGGCTACAGGAAGAGATTGAAC AGCGCACCGATCTGGATATGGAGAAGGAGTATGAAACCCATATTGGTATTGCTCACACCCGCTGGGCCACACACGGGGAACCGAGTCCCGTAAACAGCCATCCCCAGAGGTCGGACAGTTCCAATG AATTTCTTGTTGTGCACAATGGCATCATCACAAACTACAAAGACTTGAAATCATTTCTG ATCTCCAAGGGATACGAGTTTGAATCGGAAACCGATACAGAAGTGATTGTGAAGCTGGTGAAACACATTTATGACAACCACAAAAATTCGGCCATTTCCTTCAGAGAGTTGGTGGAGCTCACAATTCAACAGCTG gAAGGAGCATTTTCGCTGGTGTTTATGAGTTCTAAATTCCCAGGAGAATGTGTCTCTTCCAG GCGGGGCAGTCCGCTAGTTATTGGTGTAAAGAGCAAGGCCAAGCTGTCTACTGACCATATCCCAATCCTCTACAGCAAAG AACCAAATCTTTCGGAAAAGAAAG AAACCTTCTTTATGGTAGATCACAAAAGTAGACTACAACAGTTTG ATCACAGAGGCTTGATGAACCCATCGCTGCATCACACTGATAGTACCACAGAATTCCATCCAATCGGGAACAAGGCGGTAGAATATTTCTTTGCCTCGGATGCAAG tgcAATCATCGAGCACACCAATCAGGTGATCTATCTGGAGGATGATGACGTAGCTGCTGTGCAGAATGGTTGTCTGACTATTCACCGAATCAAACGCACTCTGGACGAATCTACAACTCGCGAAGTGACCACTATCAAAATGGAGATCCAGCAAATTATGAAAG GAAGTTACAGCTCGTTCATGCAGAAGGAAATCTTTGAACAACCTGAGTCTGTGGTGAACACCATGAGAGGACGTATGAACTTTGAAACTAATCAAGTTGTGTTGGGCGGAATTAAAGACTTTATGGTGGAGATTCGGCGATGCCGCAGACTTTTATTTATAGCCTGTGGGACCAGCTACCACAGTACTGTAGCA ACAAGGCAGCTAATGGAAGAGTTGACAGAACTCCCAGTGATGGTGGAATTAGCCAGTGACTTTCTGGACCGACAGACACCAGTGTTCCGGGATGATGTCTGCTTTTTTATCAGTCAATCAG GTGAGACAGCAGACACTCTGATGGCCCTGCGATACTGTAAGCAGCGGGGAGCATTGATCGTTGGCATCACAAACACTGTAGGCAGCAGTATCTGTCGTGAATCTCACTGTGGTGTACATATTAATGCTGGACCAGAAATCGGAGTGGCCAGCACTAAA GCTTATACTAGTCAATTTATCTCACTTGTGATGTTTGCCCTTGTCATGTGTGAAGACAGAATCTCAATGCAAGAGAGGAGGAAAGAAATCATTCAAGGACTCAAACACTTGCCAG ACCAGATCAAAGAAGTGCTGAAGATTGACGAGCATGTTCACACACTGGCCAGGGAACTATACCAACAGAAGAGTTTACTGGTGATGGGAAGGGGATACAACTACGCAACGTGTCTGGAAGGAGCGCTG AAAATAAAAGAGTTGACGTACATGCATTCGGAGGGCATTCTAGCAGGAGAGCTTAAGCATGGTCCACTGGCCCTAGTGGACAAAGCCATGCCGGTTATGATGGTGGTGACCAGAGACAAGGTCTATCCT AAATGTATGAATGCTCTGCAGCAAGTGAAAGCACGACAC GGTAATCCGATAGTGTTAGGCATTACGGATGACAATGAGACAAGACAGCAAGCCAATAAGTTCATTGGTGTGCCCTCCACCATAGACTGCTTACAGGGCATTCTCACCATAATCCCTATGCAGTTAATCTCCATGCATATTGCACAGTTGAGAGGATGTGAT GTTGACTGTCCTAGGAATCTTGCAAAAAGTGTGACTGTGGAATGA
- the LOC125668355 gene encoding glutamine--fructose-6-phosphate aminotransferase [isomerizing] 1-like isoform X4 yields the protein MEAVTPLIEGGGIIAYLNYLVPAKRKEILDILVNGLKRMEYRGYDSAGVGFEGSNVKNGSHELQMIKQKGKVVRLQEEIEQRTDLDMEKEYETHIGIAHTRWATHGEPSPVNSHPQRSDSSNEFLVVHNGIITNYKDLKSFLISKGYEFESETDTEVIVKLVKHIYDNHKNSAISFRELVELTIQQLEGAFSLVFMSSKFPGECVSSRRGSPLVIGVKSKAKLSTDHIPILYSKEPNLSEKKGGDLATETSDHRGLMNPSLHHTDSTTEFHPIGNKAVEYFFASDASAIIEHTNQVIYLEDDDVAAVQNGCLTIHRIKRTLDESTTREVTTIKMEIQQIMKGSYSSFMQKEIFEQPESVVNTMRGRMNFETNQVVLGGIKDFMVEIRRCRRLLFIACGTSYHSTVATRQLMEELTELPVMVELASDFLDRQTPVFRDDVCFFISQSGETADTLMALRYCKQRGALIVGITNTVGSSICRESHCGVHINAGPEIGVASTKAYTSQFISLVMFALVMCEDRISMQERRKEIIQGLKHLPDQIKEVLKIDEHVHTLARELYQQKSLLVMGRGYNYATCLEGALKIKELTYMHSEGILAGELKHGPLALVDKAMPVMMVVTRDKVYPKCMNALQQVKARHGNPIVLGITDDNETRQQANKFIGVPSTIDCLQGILTIIPMQLISMHIAQLRGCDVDCPRNLAKSVTVE from the exons GAATAATAGCATACCTCAATTACCTGGTTCCTGCCAAACGGAAGGAAATCCTGGATATCCTCGTCAATGGATTGAAACGAATGGAATACAGAGGTTACGACTCAGCag GAGTTGGATTTGAAGGAAGCAACGTAAAGAATGGAAGCCATGaacttcaaatgattaaacagAAAGGGAAAGTTGTAAGGCTACAGGAAGAGATTGAAC AGCGCACCGATCTGGATATGGAGAAGGAGTATGAAACCCATATTGGTATTGCTCACACCCGCTGGGCCACACACGGGGAACCGAGTCCCGTAAACAGCCATCCCCAGAGGTCGGACAGTTCCAATG AATTTCTTGTTGTGCACAATGGCATCATCACAAACTACAAAGACTTGAAATCATTTCTG ATCTCCAAGGGATACGAGTTTGAATCGGAAACCGATACAGAAGTGATTGTGAAGCTGGTGAAACACATTTATGACAACCACAAAAATTCGGCCATTTCCTTCAGAGAGTTGGTGGAGCTCACAATTCAACAGCTG gAAGGAGCATTTTCGCTGGTGTTTATGAGTTCTAAATTCCCAGGAGAATGTGTCTCTTCCAG GCGGGGCAGTCCGCTAGTTATTGGTGTAAAGAGCAAGGCCAAGCTGTCTACTGACCATATCCCAATCCTCTACAGCAAAG AACCAAATCTTTCGGAAAAGAAAG GAGGGGACCTGGCCACGGAAACGTCAG ATCACAGAGGCTTGATGAACCCATCGCTGCATCACACTGATAGTACCACAGAATTCCATCCAATCGGGAACAAGGCGGTAGAATATTTCTTTGCCTCGGATGCAAG tgcAATCATCGAGCACACCAATCAGGTGATCTATCTGGAGGATGATGACGTAGCTGCTGTGCAGAATGGTTGTCTGACTATTCACCGAATCAAACGCACTCTGGACGAATCTACAACTCGCGAAGTGACCACTATCAAAATGGAGATCCAGCAAATTATGAAAG GAAGTTACAGCTCGTTCATGCAGAAGGAAATCTTTGAACAACCTGAGTCTGTGGTGAACACCATGAGAGGACGTATGAACTTTGAAACTAATCAAGTTGTGTTGGGCGGAATTAAAGACTTTATGGTGGAGATTCGGCGATGCCGCAGACTTTTATTTATAGCCTGTGGGACCAGCTACCACAGTACTGTAGCA ACAAGGCAGCTAATGGAAGAGTTGACAGAACTCCCAGTGATGGTGGAATTAGCCAGTGACTTTCTGGACCGACAGACACCAGTGTTCCGGGATGATGTCTGCTTTTTTATCAGTCAATCAG GTGAGACAGCAGACACTCTGATGGCCCTGCGATACTGTAAGCAGCGGGGAGCATTGATCGTTGGCATCACAAACACTGTAGGCAGCAGTATCTGTCGTGAATCTCACTGTGGTGTACATATTAATGCTGGACCAGAAATCGGAGTGGCCAGCACTAAA GCTTATACTAGTCAATTTATCTCACTTGTGATGTTTGCCCTTGTCATGTGTGAAGACAGAATCTCAATGCAAGAGAGGAGGAAAGAAATCATTCAAGGACTCAAACACTTGCCAG ACCAGATCAAAGAAGTGCTGAAGATTGACGAGCATGTTCACACACTGGCCAGGGAACTATACCAACAGAAGAGTTTACTGGTGATGGGAAGGGGATACAACTACGCAACGTGTCTGGAAGGAGCGCTG AAAATAAAAGAGTTGACGTACATGCATTCGGAGGGCATTCTAGCAGGAGAGCTTAAGCATGGTCCACTGGCCCTAGTGGACAAAGCCATGCCGGTTATGATGGTGGTGACCAGAGACAAGGTCTATCCT AAATGTATGAATGCTCTGCAGCAAGTGAAAGCACGACAC GGTAATCCGATAGTGTTAGGCATTACGGATGACAATGAGACAAGACAGCAAGCCAATAAGTTCATTGGTGTGCCCTCCACCATAGACTGCTTACAGGGCATTCTCACCATAATCCCTATGCAGTTAATCTCCATGCATATTGCACAGTTGAGAGGATGTGAT GTTGACTGTCCTAGGAATCTTGCAAAAAGTGTGACTGTGGAATGA
- the LOC125668355 gene encoding glutamine--fructose-6-phosphate aminotransferase [isomerizing] 1-like isoform X10: MCGIIAYLNYLVPAKRKEILDILVNGLKRMEYRGYDSAGVGFEGSNVKNGSHELQMIKQKGKVVRLQEEIEQRTDLDMEKEYETHIGIAHTRWATHGEPSPVNSHPQRSDSSNEFLVVHNGIITNYKDLKSFLISKGYEFESETDTEVIVKLVKHIYDNHKNSAISFRELVELTIQQLEGAFSLVFMSSKFPGECVSSRRGSPLVIGVKSKAKLSTDHIPILYSKGGDLATETSDHRGLMNPSLHHTDSTTEFHPIGNKAVEYFFASDASAIIEHTNQVIYLEDDDVAAVQNGCLTIHRIKRTLDESTTREVTTIKMEIQQIMKGSYSSFMQKEIFEQPESVVNTMRGRMNFETNQVVLGGIKDFMVEIRRCRRLLFIACGTSYHSTVATRQLMEELTELPVMVELASDFLDRQTPVFRDDVCFFISQSGETADTLMALRYCKQRGALIVGITNTVGSSICRESHCGVHINAGPEIGVASTKAYTSQFISLVMFALVMCEDRISMQERRKEIIQGLKHLPDQIKEVLKIDEHVHTLARELYQQKSLLVMGRGYNYATCLEGALKIKELTYMHSEGILAGELKHGPLALVDKAMPVMMVVTRDKVYPKCMNALQQVKARHGNPIVLGITDDNETRQQANKFIGVPSTIDCLQGILTIIPMQLISMHIAQLRGCDVDCPRNLAKSVTVE; encoded by the exons GAATAATAGCATACCTCAATTACCTGGTTCCTGCCAAACGGAAGGAAATCCTGGATATCCTCGTCAATGGATTGAAACGAATGGAATACAGAGGTTACGACTCAGCag GAGTTGGATTTGAAGGAAGCAACGTAAAGAATGGAAGCCATGaacttcaaatgattaaacagAAAGGGAAAGTTGTAAGGCTACAGGAAGAGATTGAAC AGCGCACCGATCTGGATATGGAGAAGGAGTATGAAACCCATATTGGTATTGCTCACACCCGCTGGGCCACACACGGGGAACCGAGTCCCGTAAACAGCCATCCCCAGAGGTCGGACAGTTCCAATG AATTTCTTGTTGTGCACAATGGCATCATCACAAACTACAAAGACTTGAAATCATTTCTG ATCTCCAAGGGATACGAGTTTGAATCGGAAACCGATACAGAAGTGATTGTGAAGCTGGTGAAACACATTTATGACAACCACAAAAATTCGGCCATTTCCTTCAGAGAGTTGGTGGAGCTCACAATTCAACAGCTG gAAGGAGCATTTTCGCTGGTGTTTATGAGTTCTAAATTCCCAGGAGAATGTGTCTCTTCCAG GCGGGGCAGTCCGCTAGTTATTGGTGTAAAGAGCAAGGCCAAGCTGTCTACTGACCATATCCCAATCCTCTACAGCAAAG GAGGGGACCTGGCCACGGAAACGTCAG ATCACAGAGGCTTGATGAACCCATCGCTGCATCACACTGATAGTACCACAGAATTCCATCCAATCGGGAACAAGGCGGTAGAATATTTCTTTGCCTCGGATGCAAG tgcAATCATCGAGCACACCAATCAGGTGATCTATCTGGAGGATGATGACGTAGCTGCTGTGCAGAATGGTTGTCTGACTATTCACCGAATCAAACGCACTCTGGACGAATCTACAACTCGCGAAGTGACCACTATCAAAATGGAGATCCAGCAAATTATGAAAG GAAGTTACAGCTCGTTCATGCAGAAGGAAATCTTTGAACAACCTGAGTCTGTGGTGAACACCATGAGAGGACGTATGAACTTTGAAACTAATCAAGTTGTGTTGGGCGGAATTAAAGACTTTATGGTGGAGATTCGGCGATGCCGCAGACTTTTATTTATAGCCTGTGGGACCAGCTACCACAGTACTGTAGCA ACAAGGCAGCTAATGGAAGAGTTGACAGAACTCCCAGTGATGGTGGAATTAGCCAGTGACTTTCTGGACCGACAGACACCAGTGTTCCGGGATGATGTCTGCTTTTTTATCAGTCAATCAG GTGAGACAGCAGACACTCTGATGGCCCTGCGATACTGTAAGCAGCGGGGAGCATTGATCGTTGGCATCACAAACACTGTAGGCAGCAGTATCTGTCGTGAATCTCACTGTGGTGTACATATTAATGCTGGACCAGAAATCGGAGTGGCCAGCACTAAA GCTTATACTAGTCAATTTATCTCACTTGTGATGTTTGCCCTTGTCATGTGTGAAGACAGAATCTCAATGCAAGAGAGGAGGAAAGAAATCATTCAAGGACTCAAACACTTGCCAG ACCAGATCAAAGAAGTGCTGAAGATTGACGAGCATGTTCACACACTGGCCAGGGAACTATACCAACAGAAGAGTTTACTGGTGATGGGAAGGGGATACAACTACGCAACGTGTCTGGAAGGAGCGCTG AAAATAAAAGAGTTGACGTACATGCATTCGGAGGGCATTCTAGCAGGAGAGCTTAAGCATGGTCCACTGGCCCTAGTGGACAAAGCCATGCCGGTTATGATGGTGGTGACCAGAGACAAGGTCTATCCT AAATGTATGAATGCTCTGCAGCAAGTGAAAGCACGACAC GGTAATCCGATAGTGTTAGGCATTACGGATGACAATGAGACAAGACAGCAAGCCAATAAGTTCATTGGTGTGCCCTCCACCATAGACTGCTTACAGGGCATTCTCACCATAATCCCTATGCAGTTAATCTCCATGCATATTGCACAGTTGAGAGGATGTGAT GTTGACTGTCCTAGGAATCTTGCAAAAAGTGTGACTGTGGAATGA